The DNA segment AGCTCTTAATTACTTCAGGTTCCGTGACAACATAAACCGTTTTGTTATCAAAGAAAGAACTATCCTCATTAGAAATCATATTAAAATAAGCATCTGCAATCAACTGATTTTTTTGCTTATCTCCTGTTCCAACTTTTAAAGTCATTACTTGGGTATTTGGATTTAGTGTTACTTGAACTGCAAGTTCAGGACTAGGATCAATAGAAGTACCCGTTTCTTCTTCAATTTTTTTAAGTACATCTTCAGAAGTTAAAAGTTCATTCATTAATGAATTAGCTAAAAAGGGCTCACCTACATCGTTTTCCATATAGAAACTAAAAGCCATTCCTTCATCTTTTTGAAGATTTTTCATAATTAATTTTATCTCTTCAGGTTCTAGTTGTGCCTCAAAAGGTATATCCTGATTCAGTTCACTAAGTTTAACTTCTTGTTTTTCTAAAATATTAGTATTCTCATCAATTTTACTGTCTGTGTAAATTGTATAACCTATGCCTAATAAAAATATAGAAAAGAACAAAACTGTCGTGGTGATAATTATTTTTATATTATCTTTAAGAAAAAATACTAATTCATCTAAAGTAGGTAAATTCTTCAAGTACATGTCCTCCTCATTTTGAGTAAATTTCATCTAATAACATAGCTGTATATTTCATATCATATTGTGATAATTCCGGAAGAGGCTCATTACCGTATGGTTTTTCGAGTATTATTTCAGCCCACTTTTCTACACTTTCTTCTAATTTAATAAAGTGGACATTTTTAGATAGTTTTGTTTCAGAAGAAACTTCAGTTGAAAGAATTAATTTAATATTTGCTGCTTGAGCTTCTACAGCTGAAATTGGTAACCCTTCATACAAAGAAGGCATTGCAAGAACATCCATAGCTGTTAATAAATTTGGAATATCATCTCTTATACCTAAAAATAAGACTTTTTTTTGTTAGTTTTTTTGAAAGAACTTTTTCTTCTATTTTATTCCGTAAAGAGCCTTCACCTATTAAGATTAGAAAACTATTAGGATTTTTCTGAACTATCTCTTCAAAAATATCAATTAGGAAAAAATGATTTTTTTGCTCTTCGAACCTTCCTATGTTTCCTACAACAAAAGCTTCTTTAGGTATATTTAGGCTTTTTCTAATAATTTCTTTTTTTACAGGTACATTCCGATACATATCTATATCAATGCCATTAGGAACAAAAATAAACGGTTGATTTTCACCATAAAGACCAACCCCTGCTTCAGTTGAACAAGCTAAATAATCAGTTGCATTCACTTTCATCAAATAATCAAAAATTTTACGCGCTGTGGTCAAAAATAAATTACTTTTTTTCCCATCTTTGGTAGCATGACTATGAATAATTCTTTTTTCAATCCCAGCCCACTTAGCTAATAATAAATTTAGTCCTCCACCAAAAAACACTTCATTATGAACTATGTCAAAATGTTTTTCTTTCAATAAAGCATTAACACCTTTTATATATCCAACAATATTTTTTTTAGGATTAGGGACAGCGTATATATGACCACCCAACTCATGAATTTCTGCATTGTATGGTTTAACATCTACAAAATCGTTGTAAATTAAAAAATCAAATTGAAATTTTGAGCGATCAATATTACGGTAAGCATTCATCATAAAAGTTTCAGCTCCGCCTTTTCCCATCCGTCCTTGAAAATGGAGAACTCTCAATGGTTTGTTCATTATTTTCTCAAACCTTTCTTTTAAAATCTTCTTTTAAACTTTTCAATTGTTTTTGGTGAAGTTGTACTAATTGAATACATTATTTTTGAAGCTGTATAATTTAAAAGCACAGATTTTGACTCAAACAATATTTTCATTACTTTCCTCATTTTAGTA comes from the Carnobacterium sp. 17-4 genome and includes:
- a CDS encoding glycosyltransferase, coding for MNKPLRVLHFQGRMGKGGAETFMMNAYRNIDRSKFQFDFLIYNDFVDVKPYNAEIHELGGHIYAVPNPKKNIVGYIKGVNALLKEKHFDIVHNEVFFGGGLNLLLAKWAGIEKRIIHSHATKDGKKSNLFLTTARKIFDYLMKVNATDYLACSTEAGVGLYGENQPFIFVPNGIDIDMYRNVPVKKEIIRKSLNIPKEAFVVGNIGRFEEQKNHFFLIDIFEEIVQKNPNSFLILIGEGSLRNKIEEKVLSKKLTKKSLIFRYKR